The Oncorhynchus nerka isolate Pitt River linkage group LG12, Oner_Uvic_2.0, whole genome shotgun sequence genome contains the following window.
CTTCCTCCAAGAGCAGTAACTGGGTAAGGATGGCCACCTGCCGGCGCACTCTCGTTTGGGTCAGCACTCCGGGATTCTTGGCGCCGCTGGCACGTGCCAGGTTGCGCAGCAGGTCGGTGCCCGGAGCGGGGTGGCGGGCGAGTGGAAGGGCCTGGAGAAGACGTAGGGGCTGTGGGGGTCCACGCCCACATTGGCAGATGTCTGAAGGAGCAGCTCCATGCAGGGCTCGCAGTGCGGGGGCAGGATGAGGGGTTGGATACACCCCCGCTTACCCAGCACACCTGCCCGGGGGAGGTGGCAAAGCACCTGGTGCTCGAAGGGGGAGAGGATGGCCTCTAGGCCAGTGGGGGGGTCGTTGGCCAAGTTAGCCTGGGTTGGGCTCGGTGTGGTGGTGCGGTTGTGGTAGTCCTGGGTGGTGAGCTTGGCCACTTCGCACTCACGGTGCCGGTTGTAGAGGATAAGTAGCGCCAGGCTGGAGTGGCAAAGTAGGCGCCAGGCCTCGGCCGAACTGGGGGAGCGAGATAGGGACAAGAAGGAAGAGTGTTGCTGCCGGCGGAGGAAGAGCACCAggcaggagagggaggataggagagggggCATGTGATGTCTGTGAGAGCTAGAaaaaggagagaggcagagagagggagcgtgaGAAAGTAAAAATTTTACTTTATCTTTATCACAACAATAATGATAGAATTGCAGAATATGCTGTCATTTCTCAAGCAGTTTTGATAGAGAACATCATATTTCACATTTCAGTTAGGCCCGACTTTCTTTCCAATGCAGCAGAACCATATTATCCATCACATACCTAGCCATCTCGACACTCTTATTCTCAGGACTATCCCCTTCCCCAGCTCCACACAGCTCCAGCTCCTCACCCGGCTCTTCTTCCTCCGGCTCTGGGGTAGAACGTGGAGGTATCTCTTCCTCCTTGCTCCTGAAGCACTCCTCTGTTTTCTGCTGTTCCTCCTTTGCTCTCTTCGGCCTACGGCCCCTCCTGGCTGGTGTGGGCAGACTTTTAACCGGTGCCACTGCAGGGGCGAAGCATTGCTTTGGCGTCTGCACCGATAAGTTGGAGCCTTTCTTGGCCACAGCCGACTGAGCAGACAGTGAGAGCGAAAAGGAGACCACCCCCGAGGAACTTCGAGTGGCCGGCGCATCCCTCTCCCTggagaaaggagggggaggggcgggagtggaggatgaggagggctGGGGGGAGGTGAAGGTATGGCcatgagaggtggtggtggtggaggagtgaggatgggaggtagaggaggagtgtgtgtggcgtgtggCTAGATCCATGGCCGCCCTGACCTTTGGCTGGTTggcatggtgtttctccaggtGGCGCGCCAGCGAACGGTAGTGGCGGCCGCAGTAGGAACAGTGCTGCCGTCGGCTGACAGTAGCCCCGCTGGAGCTGCCAATGTttatgttgatgttgttgttgatatTGGTGGTGGGGGGCGCCAGGGTAGTGGCGGcctgagactgggtctgggccTGGGAGGCAGCCAATCGGGAGGATAACAACGAGCAGGGGTGGCCGGGTCCCACCCTGGGATTAGCGGCGCTGTTCTTCTTGGTGGTGACCGTGACAGCTATCTTGCGCTTCTTTCGGCGACTGAGCATACGGCCCCTcagctcctccatctcttcttcttcatcatcatcgtcgtcatCTTCTTCTCGGTCTGAGTCGCTGGGCTCAGAGTGGGTGAgcggggaggaggaaggggagagggaccaGGAGGGGGTGaggtagtcagagagagacagagggtgggggCCGGGCTCTTCCTCCTGTTCGGAGACAAACCCCAAAACAAGACAAAAGAGACTTTGTAAATACCCTCTGTAACCAATAGATTAAATGAGCTTGAGGTAGGGTCACGACCGTTTTGATTACCTTCTTAATGTTATTGTCTGGGTTAAAGCTGCAGTCAAACCCTCGCGAAGACATAGAGCTATGGAATCCCTAGAATATTCATAACACAACCAAAAGGCTTCAATATGGATTCAGAGTATTATTATCTGAGTGCCACAACAATTACACTGGGCATTGCAATGTTTTTTTCTTAGAACAAGGAGACAACATGAATGCAACTAATGCCTACAGATGAACAACGTCAATTTTGATGTGTATACGGTTGCTGTTAGTCAGAAGTCATGACCTCTAACAACAATAATTCCCCAAGTATATTTAAGAATGGCTGAAATGGGTTTGCGATGAGTTAAGCTGGTGATGTTATCAGCAAGTCAATCACCATGGCGTTCTCTCCCCAGTCCGTCAGGCTGTAGTCCACCGTGATCTCCTCCCCTTTGGCGATGTCATGGATCGCTATAACAACCAGTCGCACCTGGCTTCCACAGTGCACCTCTCGGATTCTGCAGTTGGGAGGGGGGTGGAAGAGCACTGGCCCCCGGACACCACTCGCCCCCTCCTCACCCAGCTCCGACACGCTGTACAGAGAAACACAGTAACGTTACATACCATCCACTCACCATTGGATTGGTCGTCACCAAGCCTGGTCCTGGAGAGATACACTGTGTGCCGCCTTTTGTTCTACTCCAGCACTGACACACCGGATTTCCCTGATCAAGGTCTTGGTGAGGTGTGGGCCATTCTACGGTAAAGGATTTGCGCTTTGACTCAGTTTTTTTACTCAacaaatgtatgccaaacaaaaaatatgaatattttgaACAAACCATACAATGACATGCAAAAGGACTAATTGTGACAATTTCCACTGAACATTTTTCAAAAACAAATTAAGTGGAAGAATTGTGCAGATGCAAACTTTGATAATGGAATTAATGTAAAATCTCCCTCAGGTTTATGTGACCACATTTCCAAAAACTTCTAAATATCTGTTCCGAATTAAAATTCAAACATGTAagctattttttttttatccccattagctgctgccaaggcagcacaCCAATACATACCCACAGCACAAAATGTACagtaccaccatacaacaatattaaaacgtacagtgtgtgtgtgggctagCGTGTGTATCCTGTGCTGTActcagtactgtattgtactgctattcgaacatctcattccaaaaacatgggcattaatatggagtcagTCCCCCCTTTgattctataacagcctccactcttctgggaaggcttgccactagaagttggaacatttctgcggggacatgcttccattcaaccacaagagcattagtgaggtcaggcactgatgttgggcaaatagacctggctcgcagttggcgttcaaATTCATCGAAAGGTGTTTGaaggggttgaagtcagggctctgtgcaggccagtcaagatcTTTCACACCGATCactacaaaccatttctgtactgACCTTGCTATGTGCACGAGGGcagtgtcatgctgaaacaggaaagggcctttcccaaactgttgccacgaagttggaatcacagaatcatgtagaatgtcattgtatgctgcggCGTTAAGATTTTCATTCACTGGAAggaaggggcctagcccgaaccatagacaaacagccccagaccattattcctcctccaccaacctTGACATATGGCACTATACATTCGGAcaagtagcgttctcctggcatcagccAAACCCAGAGTCGTTTGTCGGACTGCtggatggtgaagcatgattcatcactccagagaatgcatttccaccctttccagagtccaatggcggcgagctttacaccactccagccgacacttggcattgcgcatgatcttaggcttgtgcacggatgctcagccatggaaaaaacaatttcatgaagctcccgacaaacagtttttgtggtgacattgcttccagaggcagtgtggAACTCGGTAATGAGTTTTGCAACCGAGAACAAAAAAATGTACGCGCCAGgcgcttcagcactcgccggTCTCGTTCTATGtgattgtgtggcctaccactttgcggctgaggaCGTTGTTGCTCTGAGCCATTTCCACTTcagaataacagcacttacagttgactggggcagctctagcagggcagaaattttacaaactgacttgttggaaaggtggcaacctttgacggtgccacattgaaagtcactgagctcttcagtatggccattctactgcgaatgtgtgtctttggagattgcatggctgtctgCTCTATTTTATAATCTTTCAATAAGCAAAAATATTGGATATCTtattgaagctggtgtacaaaaccgaaagtaaaagatgcaaaaatgtaacttaAAGCGATGCCTAGAAATAACGCGCATAGAACATATCTACAGCATCTTAAAACCTGCTTTCAATGagaacagatctataactcacatttctatgtgaatttgtttGGGTCGCCCAAAAAATTACATTTTGCAGCGTCAATCcctttttaattcaggctgtaacacaaaatgcaAAAAAAGTAAAGGagtgtgaataatttctgaaggcactgtaataaatccaatgtgaaatgTGATAACTATAGTATCTGTATCTAGCACTGAAAAATATAATCCATTATTCTATCTAAAAACctctccctaatttctgaatcacgcttgtaatgtcagtaggctaTGCTTCGGCGGTGGGAGGAGCAGGTAGCCTACACGGACAGAAAGATTTTCAGCTGGCAGGCAGACCCTGGAATACGTTTGAGTGACAGATTGAGGCCTTTGCATAGGTGCCTTGTAATGTCTTTTTGTGGGACTGAAAAAAAGAGTCCCAGAACATAAAATAACGTTATTAAccagttcccatgcttttaaaataacagCACACTTTCGTTCCCGGTTCTGTTCCTAAAAACCAACACCTGGTTATGTGTAACCCAAGTATGCCTACTAGGCTATGTGTATATGTTTGTTAATATTTTTACCAttcatttatactgaacaaaatgatAAGATGCAACATGTagtgttgttcccatgtttcatgaagcAGGAAAAAAAAAAGTCCCCGAAACATTCCATACCCACAAAAagcttctctcaaatgttgtgcataaattctgtttacatccctgttagtgaaaaTGTCTCCTTTGCCAACATAAACTATCCATCTGACAGGTTTAgcatatgaagaagctgattaaatagcaggaccattacacaggtgcaccttctgatggggacaataaaaggccaaatatgcagttgtgtcacaacacaatgctagagatgtctcaagttgagagcgtgcaattggcatgctgactccaGGAATGTCAACCAACGCTattaccagagaatttaatgttaatttctctaccattagcCGAAGTAGAGAACTTTGGCAGTACCtccaaccacaccagcccaggacctccaattCCGGCTTCTTCACCAGCGGGATCATCGGaggccagccacccagacagctgatgaaactgtgagtttgcacaaccaaaggatttctgcataaactgtcagaaacagtctcagggaagctcttctgcgtgctcgtcgtcctcccCAGGATCTTGATCTGACTGCAGTAcagcgtcgtaaccgacttcagtgggcaaatgctcaccttcgatggccactggcacactgaagaagtgtgctcttcacagataaatcccggtttcaactgtactgggtaAATTGTATCGTGTGGGCGAGcaatttgctgatgtcaatgttgtgaacacaGTGCCCCATTGTGGCGGTGAGGTTATAGTATGTGCCGGCATAAGCTACGGGCAATgaatacaattgcattttattgatggcaattgaatgcacagagatagtgacaagatcctgaggcccattgtcatgccattcatccaccgccatcacctgatgtttcagcatgataatacacggctcgtgtcacccattgagcatgtatggtatgctctggattgacatgtaAAACAGTGTGTTGTAGTTCACGCCAATATTCAGCAACTACGCACAAACTGTGTCATAGTCATGATTTAAATGCATTATCCACGTGTGgttgtttctgttttttttttaaatcgtcaAATAAATCAAAACATGCAActagaaaaaaaaatgtaattgcatCAACATTTCATTGAGCAATTTCTAGATAAGATCAGAAACATTTAATGTATTTCTCATCAAGCTTGATATCCTCTTACCTTTCATTATCACATATTGGCTGTCGGTTTCAGAAGAACAATTTTTTTTAAGTGTAATTGAGTAATCCTATTGTCTCTCTCACCAGAGCTGGGAGGGGTCAGCAAGGTAGTAAGGGCTTCCGGGTGGAGGCAGTCTGTCCTCCGCTCCCTCTGGGTACTGCCCACCACCTAGGAGAGTTACACACAGGTAAGAACAGCAGCACACATTTAACCcaatgtatacagtgccttgcgaaagtattcacccccctggcATTTCTCCTATTTTGcttccttacaacctggaattaaaatagatttggggggggggttgtataatttcatttacacaacatgcctaccacttagaagatgcaaaatatttttttattgtgaaacaaataaGACATAAGACAAAAAACTTCTGTttgcataactattcatccctccaAAATCAATACTTTGCAGAGgtaccttttgcagaaattacagctgcaagtctctggGGAATGTCTCCATAGGTTTGTCATATCTAGTCACTGGGATTGTTGCCCATTCTTTAAGGCAAAACTGTTCAAGCTCCTTCAAgctggatgggttccactggtgtacagcaatctttaaatcataccacagattctcaattggattgaggtctgggctttgcctaagcaattccaagacatttaaatgttttcccttaaaccactcaagtgttgctttagcagtatgcttagggtcattgtcctgctggaatgtgatcctctgtcccagtctcaagtctctagaagactgaaacaggtttccctcaagacttTCCctgcaccatccatcattccttcaattctgaacatgtttcccagtccttgccgatggaaaaacatccccaaagcatgatgctgccaccaccatgcttcactgtggggatggtgttctcatggtgttgagaggtgttgggtttgcgccagacatagcattttccttgatgcccaaaaagctacatttttgtctcatctgtccggagtaccttcttccatatgtttggggagtctcccacacaccttttggcgaacaccaaacgcgtttgcttatttttttctttaagcaatggctttttttgggCCACTTTTCGGTAAAACCCAGCTCTGTGGAcagtatggcttaaagtggtcctatggtcAGATACACCAATCTCCGctatggagctttgcagctccttcagggttatctttggtctctttattgcctctctgattaatgccctccttgcctggcaCGTGAGTtctggtgggtggccctctcttgacaggttgtggtgccatattctttacattttttaataatggatttaatggtgctccgtgggatgttcaacatttaggatatttttttataacccaaccctgatttgtacttctccacaactttgtccctgacctgattggagagctccttggtcttcatggtgccacttgcttggtggtgttacagactctggggcctttcagaacacgtgtatcatgtgacagatgtgacacttaaataaagtccacctgtgtgcaatctaactaattatgtgacttctgaaggtaattggatgcaccagatcttatttaggggcttcatagctaagggggtgaatacatatgcacgcaccacttttccattttttattttagagaagttatttttttcatttcacttcaccaatatgTCCAGAATGTAATATTAtaatatgtccattacatgaccATAATGTAATATTATAATATGTCCAttgcatgaaatccaaataaaaatctatttaaatcacaggttgtaatgcaacaaaataggaaaaacaccaagggggatgaatacttttgcaaggcactgtacttacaTACATTtttgctcacccatctacacacaacaccccataatgacaaagtgaaaacatgtttagacatttttgcacattcatTGAAAATTAAATAAACAAATATGTAATTTACCTAAGCATTCACACGCagccgtgagtctttctgggtaagtctccattttttatttttttttatttaaatgtaacctttatttaactaggcaagtcagctaataagaatttgttctttacaatgacggcctaccctggccaaacccggacgacgctgggccaattgtgcaccgccctacgggactcccaatcacagccggatgtgaaaCAGTCTGGATTTGAactagggactgtagtgacgtctcttgcactgagatgcactgctttacaccactgtgccactcgggagccccctcTAAGAGCGTTCCACACCTGGATTTTACAACATTTGGCGATTGATCTTTTCAAAATTGTTTaataagctctgtcaaattggttgttgataattgctagacaaccattgttcaggtcttgccatagaattccaagtagatttaagtcaaaactgtaacttggccactcaggaacattcactgtcttttgttaagcaactccagtgtagatttggccttatgtttaaggttattgtcttgctgaaaggaaccaggttttcctctaggattttgtctgtgctggGCTCC
Protein-coding sequences here:
- the LOC115138220 gene encoding uncharacterized protein LOC115138220 isoform X2, whose amino-acid sequence is MAENVRSPFDYREPPTLDSDGDGSKPPPPPPRGRVCGRKRKGTPVKVCDQAYVTEDEEEESLSEHSYSPGGGQYPEGAEDRLPPPGSPYYLADPSQLCVSELGEEGASGVRGPVLFHPPPNCRIREVHCGSQVRLVVIAIHDIAKGEEITVDYSLTDWGENAMEEEPGPHPLSLSDYLTPSWSLSPSSSPLTHSEPSDSDREEDDDDDDEEEEMEELRGRMLSRRKKRKIAVTVTTKKNSAANPRVGPGHPCSLLSSRLAASQAQTQSQAATTLAPPTTNINNNININIGSSSGATVSRRQHCSYCGRHYRSLARHLEKHHANQPKVRAAMDLATRHTHSSSTSHPHSSTTTTSHGHTFTSPQPSSSSTPAPPPPFSRERDAPATRSSSGVVSFSLSLSAQSAVAKKGSNLSVQTPKQCFAPAVAPVKSLPTPARRGRRPKRAKEEQQKTEECFRSKEEEIPPRSTPEPEEEEPGEELELCGAGEGDSPENKSVEMASSHRHHMPPLLSSLSCLVLFLRRQQHSSFLSLSRSPSSAEAWRLLCHSSLALLILYNRHRECEVAKLTTQDYHNRTTTPSPTQANLANDPPTGLEAILSPFEHQVLCHLPRAGVLGKRGCIQPLILPPHCEPCMELLLQTSANVGVDPHSPYVFSRPFHSPATPLRAPTCCATWHVPAAPRIPEC
- the LOC115138220 gene encoding uncharacterized protein LOC115138220 isoform X1; amino-acid sequence: MAENVRSPFDYREPPTLDSDGDGSKPPPPPPRGRVCGRKRKGTPVKVCDQAYVTEDEEEESLSEHSYSPGGGQYPEGAEDRLPPPGSPYYLADPSQLCVSELGEEGASGVRGPVLFHPPPNCRIREVHCGSQVRLVVIAIHDIAKGEEITVDYSLTDWGENAMGFHSSMSSRGFDCSFNPDNNIKKEEEPGPHPLSLSDYLTPSWSLSPSSSPLTHSEPSDSDREEDDDDDDEEEEMEELRGRMLSRRKKRKIAVTVTTKKNSAANPRVGPGHPCSLLSSRLAASQAQTQSQAATTLAPPTTNINNNININIGSSSGATVSRRQHCSYCGRHYRSLARHLEKHHANQPKVRAAMDLATRHTHSSSTSHPHSSTTTTSHGHTFTSPQPSSSSTPAPPPPFSRERDAPATRSSSGVVSFSLSLSAQSAVAKKGSNLSVQTPKQCFAPAVAPVKSLPTPARRGRRPKRAKEEQQKTEECFRSKEEEIPPRSTPEPEEEEPGEELELCGAGEGDSPENKSVEMASSHRHHMPPLLSSLSCLVLFLRRQQHSSFLSLSRSPSSAEAWRLLCHSSLALLILYNRHRECEVAKLTTQDYHNRTTTPSPTQANLANDPPTGLEAILSPFEHQVLCHLPRAGVLGKRGCIQPLILPPHCEPCMELLLQTSANVGVDPHSPYVFSRPFHSPATPLRAPTCCATWHVPAAPRIPEC
- the LOC115138220 gene encoding uncharacterized protein LOC115138220 isoform X3, yielding MGANRHRRRPGGGGQYPEGAEDRLPPPGSPYYLADPSQLCVSELGEEGASGVRGPVLFHPPPNCRIREVHCGSQVRLVVIAIHDIAKGEEITVDYSLTDWGENAMGFHSSMSSRGFDCSFNPDNNIKKEEEPGPHPLSLSDYLTPSWSLSPSSSPLTHSEPSDSDREEDDDDDDEEEEMEELRGRMLSRRKKRKIAVTVTTKKNSAANPRVGPGHPCSLLSSRLAASQAQTQSQAATTLAPPTTNINNNININIGSSSGATVSRRQHCSYCGRHYRSLARHLEKHHANQPKVRAAMDLATRHTHSSSTSHPHSSTTTTSHGHTFTSPQPSSSSTPAPPPPFSRERDAPATRSSSGVVSFSLSLSAQSAVAKKGSNLSVQTPKQCFAPAVAPVKSLPTPARRGRRPKRAKEEQQKTEECFRSKEEEIPPRSTPEPEEEEPGEELELCGAGEGDSPENKSVEMASSHRHHMPPLLSSLSCLVLFLRRQQHSSFLSLSRSPSSAEAWRLLCHSSLALLILYNRHRECEVAKLTTQDYHNRTTTPSPTQANLANDPPTGLEAILSPFEHQVLCHLPRAGVLGKRGCIQPLILPPHCEPCMELLLQTSANVGVDPHSPYVFSRPFHSPATPLRAPTCCATWHVPAAPRIPEC